From the genome of Persephonella sp., one region includes:
- a CDS encoding helix-turn-helix domain-containing protein yields MKEQYYYANLPTKLIKENFKNRRDRNQHLLAITIITSWVNTKTGTFYLSISKLAEELECSRKRAKTIIDNLIKLGYIQKISDAPNQYGQSVYKLLTYNWEEKMETAKETALETATETAPNKEYQYPEQIQETALETATETATAHQTKNNITNNKKTNNEITNNEKISNKEEFESVNVDFDLENPEEPLFDAYLQTFNAICPDKRVVALTDKRKQALKNIQSILEKSGVGWKEACNLFKNSSWLYSQTFATFDWFIKPENFVKVIEGQYVDKPVSEPEPEETPIIKAYSLSLIQKIKQHPFAQHHYKATETLSLFRKHYNSHSGDKVFISAPQHVHWQIERNLKDLIEDFSIKHEGVYHAAA; encoded by the coding sequence ATGAAAGAGCAATATTATTATGCAAACCTGCCAACAAAACTAATTAAAGAAAATTTTAAAAACAGGAGAGACAGAAATCAACATCTGCTTGCTATCACAATCATAACCAGCTGGGTCAACACCAAGACAGGAACTTTTTACCTATCAATAAGTAAACTTGCAGAAGAACTCGAATGTAGTAGAAAAAGAGCAAAAACCATAATAGATAACCTGATTAAACTGGGATATATCCAGAAAATTTCCGATGCTCCAAATCAGTATGGTCAATCTGTTTATAAGTTATTGACTTACAACTGGGAAGAAAAAATGGAAACAGCAAAAGAAACAGCACTGGAAACAGCAACGGAAACAGCACCTAACAAGGAATATCAATATCCAGAGCAAATTCAGGAAACAGCACTGGAAACAGCAACGGAAACAGCAACGGCACACCAAACTAAAAATAATATAACTAACAATAAGAAAACTAACAATGAAATAACTAACAATGAAAAAATAAGTAATAAAGAAGAATTTGAGTCTGTTAATGTAGATTTTGATTTAGAAAATCCAGAAGAACCTTTATTTGACGCTTACTTGCAAACATTTAACGCTATATGTCCAGACAAACGGGTAGTCGCTCTAACAGACAAAAGAAAACAGGCTCTTAAAAACATACAAAGCATTTTAGAAAAAAGTGGGGTGGGCTGGAAGGAAGCCTGCAACCTGTTTAAAAACTCAAGCTGGTTATACTCGCAGACCTTTGCAACCTTTGACTGGTTTATAAAACCGGAAAACTTTGTGAAGGTGATAGAAGGACAATATGTTGATAAACCGGTATCAGAACCAGAACCTGAAGAAACCCCAATCATCAAAGCCTATAGCCTTAGTCTCATACAGAAAATCAAACAACATCCGTTTGCACAGCACCACTACAAAGCAACTGAAACCCTGTCGCTTTTTAGAAAACACTACAACAGCCATTCAGGTGATAAGGTCTTTATCTCAGCACCACAGCACGTTCACTGGCAGATAGAAAGAAACCTTAAGGACCTGATAGAGGATTTTTCAATAAAACATGAGGGGGTTTACCATGCAGCTGCTTAG
- a CDS encoding RusA family crossover junction endodeoxyribonuclease: MKIIIQGKIPSGNRRAIGKKNGKPFIYKTQQKEIKDIVLQIKQQWRLPTITQEVEIFYTFYFPDRKKRDVDNRLKILNDCLEEAGVIADDNLITDGHFKKRVSKEKGHLTIIEIKEINIAE, encoded by the coding sequence ATGAAAATAATCATCCAGGGCAAAATCCCATCGGGCAACAGAAGAGCAATAGGGAAGAAAAACGGGAAACCTTTTATATACAAAACGCAGCAAAAGGAAATAAAAGACATAGTTCTGCAGATAAAACAGCAGTGGAGACTTCCAACAATCACCCAGGAAGTTGAAATATTCTATACGTTCTATTTTCCAGACCGTAAAAAAAGAGATGTAGATAACAGACTCAAAATACTAAATGACTGTCTTGAGGAAGCCGGTGTTATAGCAGACGACAACCTCATCACAGACGGACATTTCAAGAAAAGAGTTTCCAAAGAAAAAGGACATCTAACAATCATAGAAATAAAGGAGATAAACATTGCTGAATAA
- a CDS encoding poly(3-hydroxybutyrate) depolymerase — MLTKEQEKKLLENTLRKIKKSEDYYRNVREPFYIEAAKRYYANEEYQERFGKLAEKSKIVIKDIMAKIEWAMPSIMRLIYGQTDIVAIQGRTPEDDDAAEKLKKLINWQIQRENEGFLVFYRFAKDVMKYQFSVLKVRWERDISTATEEIYITSELLEQLQLLQAAGQQQEAQSLLLKYIEENLPRYKKLLLRQLKSIEIEETTFDEEKALYKAKVKFKRLKKNAPIIENLLPWEFLYIPDGKTINDVSFVAHKKKVSVDYLRKKGKEGFYKNVKEAIENAEDATTESLEDVVNNYENEEYKDTQDESLRQIDLYECYTKFDINNDGILEDIIVWIAGEQILRIEENITGRHPFFGTPAVIESEKLEGSGFSEIIGQLQDLKTALWKQLIINVAKNNQRKTFIDPSVVEPDGLVDDREIIFADLQGKGSINNYIQYEPIEPIFPQIGNVLEMLEMTTENLSGITRYSQGLDGKALNKTATGISMIMQASNQRIELIVRIISEVALRPLFRYLVELNQRYIDQETVIRLTNEPIVIRPDDLVGEFDFVVDTSVGMGTKETQMQAMQIVGQFYPQFVQMLQVFMQYPNLYEKFRNYYKKQLELIGIKAVDEYLPTVEELQQMAQIMMQQQMQAQAMQGALNG; from the coding sequence ATGCTGACAAAAGAGCAAGAAAAGAAACTTTTAGAGAATACCTTAAGAAAAATCAAAAAGTCAGAAGACTACTATAGAAATGTTAGAGAGCCTTTCTATATAGAAGCTGCTAAAAGATATTATGCAAATGAAGAATACCAAGAAAGATTTGGAAAACTGGCAGAAAAATCAAAAATAGTAATCAAAGATATAATGGCCAAGATTGAATGGGCTATGCCTTCTATAATGAGGCTTATCTATGGTCAGACTGATATAGTTGCGATTCAAGGCAGAACCCCTGAAGATGATGACGCAGCCGAAAAGCTCAAGAAGTTAATCAACTGGCAAATTCAAAGAGAAAATGAAGGCTTTTTAGTTTTTTACAGATTTGCAAAAGATGTTATGAAGTACCAGTTTTCTGTTTTAAAAGTTAGATGGGAAAGAGATATTAGCACTGCTACTGAAGAAATCTATATAACTTCTGAGCTTTTAGAGCAACTACAACTTCTTCAGGCAGCTGGACAACAACAAGAAGCACAATCTCTGCTTTTAAAATACATAGAAGAAAACCTACCGAGATATAAAAAACTACTGCTTAGACAACTTAAAAGTATTGAAATAGAAGAAACAACTTTTGATGAAGAAAAAGCACTTTATAAAGCAAAGGTTAAGTTTAAAAGACTTAAGAAAAATGCTCCTATTATAGAAAATCTTCTTCCGTGGGAGTTCCTTTATATCCCAGACGGAAAGACAATTAATGATGTTTCATTTGTAGCTCATAAGAAAAAAGTTTCTGTTGATTATCTTCGTAAAAAAGGGAAAGAAGGCTTTTATAAAAATGTCAAAGAAGCGATAGAAAACGCAGAAGATGCAACAACTGAAAGCTTAGAAGATGTTGTAAACAACTATGAAAATGAAGAATACAAAGATACTCAAGATGAAAGCTTAAGACAGATAGACCTTTATGAGTGTTATACAAAGTTTGATATTAACAATGATGGGATTTTAGAAGATATAATTGTATGGATAGCTGGAGAGCAGATTTTAAGAATAGAAGAAAACATAACTGGCAGACATCCGTTTTTCGGAACTCCAGCAGTAATTGAAAGTGAAAAACTTGAAGGCTCTGGATTTTCTGAAATAATAGGGCAGCTACAGGATTTAAAAACTGCTCTTTGGAAACAACTTATTATCAATGTTGCTAAAAACAATCAAAGAAAAACCTTTATAGACCCTTCCGTTGTAGAACCTGATGGGCTTGTTGATGATAGGGAAATTATTTTTGCAGATTTACAAGGAAAAGGAAGTATAAACAACTATATCCAGTATGAGCCAATAGAGCCAATCTTTCCTCAGATTGGTAATGTTTTAGAAATGCTTGAAATGACTACTGAAAACTTGAGCGGTATAACCCGCTATTCTCAAGGGCTTGACGGAAAGGCCTTGAACAAAACCGCGACAGGAATTTCAATGATAATGCAAGCCAGCAATCAGCGTATAGAACTGATTGTAAGAATTATCTCAGAAGTTGCTTTAAGACCATTGTTTAGATACTTAGTTGAACTTAATCAAAGGTATATAGACCAAGAGACCGTAATTAGACTGACAAATGAGCCCATTGTGATTAGACCTGATGACCTTGTTGGAGAGTTTGATTTTGTAGTTGACACATCTGTTGGAATGGGAACCAAAGAAACACAAATGCAGGCTATGCAAATCGTTGGACAGTTTTATCCTCAGTTTGTCCAGATGCTTCAAGTGTTTATGCAATATCCAAATCTTTATGAGAAGTTTAGAAATTACTATAAAAAGCAGCTTGAACTTATTGGGATTAAAGCTGTTGATGAGTATTTACCTACTGTCGAGGAACTACAGCAAATGGCTCAAATAATGATGCAACAACAAATGCAAGCACAAGCTATGCAAGGAGCTTTAAATGGATGA
- the ssb gene encoding single-stranded DNA-binding protein: MLNKVFLIGRLTRDPEIRFLPSGSQVTSFSIAVNRPYRVNNEWKEETYFFDIETFGQLAERLGKQLNKGTQILVEGQLRQDRWTDAAGNKKSKIKIVADRVSILSGKSSKEEKSKESDLDIETEDFSSDEDVPF; this comes from the coding sequence TTGCTGAATAAAGTTTTTCTAATTGGCAGACTTACACGAGACCCGGAGATTAGATTTCTTCCGAGCGGTTCTCAGGTTACAAGTTTTTCTATAGCTGTTAACAGACCTTATAGAGTTAATAACGAATGGAAAGAAGAAACATATTTCTTTGATATTGAGACATTCGGTCAGCTTGCAGAAAGACTTGGGAAGCAGCTTAACAAAGGAACACAGATACTTGTTGAAGGACAGCTCAGACAGGATAGATGGACAGATGCAGCAGGAAATAAGAAATCAAAAATAAAGATAGTAGCGGATAGGGTTAGTATTCTCTCCGGGAAATCATCCAAAGAAGAAAAATCAAAAGAATCAGACCTTGATATCGAAACTGAGGATTTTTCCTCAGATGAAGATGTTCCTTTCTAA
- the dnaB gene encoding replicative DNA helicase, whose product MQLLSEKFADKSLERAILGAFIFAPEESEKYLHLIEPEDFADLKHRKLFNWLKTLLSSGEVAETSIILAHFREDPISKEIPVEYILSIEDRDIFPVKLMPTSIKLLKEKAAKRKILEVSQQIPSELERENEISTILSTLEQTIYDIEKRSFEDKTEPISSVIFRLYETVEKRKEIDTFITGVPSGFSELDRRTAGFQPGELIIIGARPGMGKTALATSVSLNAAQEGYRIGFISLEMPKEQIAMRMLSNYADIPLYNIRTGLLDNEQLEKLQDYSLKLAQMPILINDKSGMKITELRAYAKKLKREHDIDILFVDYLQLVQADKFLESKEREVSEVSRTLKALAMELDIPVVALAQLNRVVEMRSDKRPMLSDLRNSGQIEQDADLIMFIHRPEYYKKNPIPEELGLAELIIAKQRNGELGTVNLEFHPKYARFTPKVSQTEMDISDYGQTTETEDVPF is encoded by the coding sequence ATGCAGCTGCTTAGTGAAAAATTTGCGGATAAATCACTGGAAAGGGCGATACTGGGAGCTTTTATATTTGCTCCTGAAGAGTCTGAGAAATACCTGCACCTAATAGAACCGGAAGACTTTGCAGACCTTAAACACAGAAAGCTGTTTAACTGGCTTAAGACTCTGCTGTCTTCCGGAGAAGTAGCAGAAACATCAATTATCCTTGCCCATTTCCGTGAAGACCCGATATCAAAAGAAATTCCGGTTGAATATATACTCAGCATAGAAGATAGAGATATTTTCCCGGTAAAACTCATGCCCACCTCTATCAAACTGCTTAAAGAAAAAGCAGCAAAAAGAAAAATACTTGAAGTATCCCAGCAAATTCCCTCAGAACTGGAAAGGGAAAATGAAATATCTACAATCCTTTCAACCCTTGAACAGACTATATACGACATAGAAAAACGCTCATTTGAAGATAAAACGGAACCGATTAGTTCCGTTATCTTCAGGCTTTACGAAACGGTAGAAAAAAGAAAAGAAATAGACACCTTCATAACCGGAGTGCCTTCAGGATTTTCAGAGCTGGATAGAAGAACTGCAGGTTTCCAACCCGGAGAACTTATTATCATCGGTGCAAGACCCGGAATGGGGAAAACAGCCTTAGCAACCTCAGTATCACTTAATGCTGCCCAAGAGGGATACAGGATTGGATTTATCTCCCTTGAAATGCCAAAAGAACAGATTGCAATGAGGATGTTGTCAAACTATGCAGATATCCCCCTGTATAACATCAGAACCGGATTGCTTGACAATGAGCAGTTAGAGAAATTGCAAGACTATTCACTCAAACTTGCCCAAATGCCTATCCTGATTAACGATAAATCAGGAATGAAAATAACGGAGCTAAGGGCTTATGCAAAGAAGCTCAAAAGAGAACATGATATAGACATACTCTTTGTTGATTATCTTCAGCTTGTTCAGGCTGACAAATTCTTAGAAAGCAAAGAAAGGGAAGTATCCGAAGTCTCCAGAACCCTTAAAGCCCTTGCAATGGAATTAGACATCCCCGTCGTAGCCCTTGCACAGCTTAACAGGGTTGTGGAGATGAGGTCAGACAAAAGACCTATGCTGTCAGACCTTAGGAATTCCGGGCAGATTGAACAGGATGCAGACCTTATCATGTTTATCCATAGACCGGAGTATTACAAGAAAAACCCAATCCCTGAAGAGCTTGGCCTTGCAGAACTTATTATTGCAAAACAGAGAAACGGCGAGCTGGGAACGGTTAATCTGGAATTCCATCCTAAATATGCCAGATTCACACCTAAAGTTTCACAGACAGAAATGGATATATCCGATTACGGGCAGACTACAGAAACAGAAGATGTTCCATTTTAA
- a CDS encoding YdaS family helix-turn-helix protein, with translation MQIEPKEIIKAYIDRHEIPKTKFAENVGISYQFLWLLLKGDRDIGADTAIAIERATGGEIKKEWLVFPEEYQKEIEEYLNKNLTGAAK, from the coding sequence ATGCAGATAGAACCTAAAGAGATAATAAAGGCTTACATTGATAGGCATGAAATTCCTAAGACAAAATTTGCTGAAAATGTTGGAATTTCTTATCAATTTCTGTGGCTTTTGCTTAAGGGGGATAGAGATATTGGAGCAGACACCGCCATAGCCATAGAAAGAGCAACAGGTGGAGAAATTAAAAAAGAATGGCTTGTATTTCCTGAAGAGTATCAAAAAGAAATAGAAGAATACTTGAATAAAAACCTTACCGGAGCGGCCAAATGA
- a CDS encoding XRE family transcriptional regulator, translated as MELDINRREIQDKIREKVKALMQERGLKQKDLVEKSGLSQVFISYFLTGKRNIGFNALEKIAQALGVSVAELLSSPEEKRSKLEEVEEITDVVLLPVVADVPAGGFESGDVEIEDYLPAPKSMLAGVPKEFAAWWKVSGTSMSPEINPGDLVLVAYGGFVDIKNGDRVIAVINGERTLKRFYDKGEYIILQPVNDKDHEPIIIKKDQLKESPIYLYKVLGVFKRY; from the coding sequence ATGGAATTAGACATTAATAGACGGGAAATTCAGGATAAGATAAGGGAAAAAGTTAAAGCATTAATGCAAGAAAGAGGGCTAAAGCAAAAAGACTTGGTTGAAAAAAGCGGATTGTCGCAGGTTTTTATTTCTTATTTTCTTACTGGAAAAAGAAATATAGGTTTTAATGCATTAGAAAAAATCGCCCAAGCCTTAGGGGTTAGTGTAGCGGAGTTGTTATCCAGTCCTGAAGAGAAGAGAAGCAAATTAGAGGAAGTGGAAGAGATAACAGATGTAGTATTATTGCCCGTTGTAGCTGATGTGCCAGCTGGGGGATTTGAGAGTGGAGATGTAGAGATAGAGGATTACTTACCAGCTCCAAAATCCATGCTTGCAGGAGTGCCGAAAGAGTTTGCAGCATGGTGGAAAGTTTCAGGAACTTCAATGTCTCCAGAGATAAATCCCGGGGATTTAGTTTTGGTTGCTTACGGTGGATTTGTGGACATAAAAAACGGAGATAGAGTAATAGCTGTTATAAATGGAGAAAGGACATTAAAAAGATTTTACGATAAAGGAGAATACATAATTCTCCAGCCGGTAAACGACAAAGACCATGAACCAATAATAATAAAAAAAGACCAGTTAAAAGAAAGCCCGATATATCTGTATAAAGTGCTTGGAGTGTTTAAGAGGTATTGA
- a CDS encoding helix-turn-helix domain-containing protein has product MECLRGIEVTLLLPHKRKYMIIKNMETLNLLTQLGNKIKLARKELGFKKREDFAKIINIDVSILKEIENGKTAPPYKIISFLCKELGISPRAFIYSSKQEVSYRGNKKLAISDKIKIQTIIQNINDLIELNAIRHNRFDFEGDNNPVVAARDFIKYYKLSDRDFNTWDKIKDILSEKEIYIFGLPLKSKSGAVPQEEPFFIILNSNEPIDRWSFSLLHEIGHLIAPPDFKKDEEYANAFASNVLIPEELVPELWKKLKDYITNYKFGTFYRKVRQMNKYISPEAVFYKLISVYLPDEIWKFQKFKKYSQEERRKEKHTTVTKNKILLPKVYAEKILDLYENNKITEKRADELLLGQFEKISDLRKRK; this is encoded by the coding sequence TTGGAGTGTTTAAGAGGTATTGAAGTTACATTATTATTGCCTCATAAAAGAAAATATATGATAATTAAAAATATGGAAACCTTAAATTTATTAACTCAACTTGGGAATAAGATAAAACTTGCAAGAAAAGAGCTTGGATTTAAAAAAAGAGAGGATTTTGCGAAAATAATCAATATAGATGTTTCTATATTGAAAGAAATAGAAAATGGGAAGACCGCTCCACCATACAAAATAATAAGTTTTTTATGCAAAGAACTGGGGATTTCTCCTCGTGCTTTCATTTATAGTAGCAAACAAGAAGTTTCATATAGGGGGAATAAAAAATTAGCAATTTCAGATAAGATTAAAATACAAACTATAATACAAAATATTAATGATTTAATAGAATTAAATGCAATTAGACATAATAGGTTTGATTTTGAAGGAGATAATAATCCAGTTGTGGCTGCAAGAGATTTTATAAAATATTATAAATTATCCGACAGAGATTTTAATACTTGGGACAAAATAAAAGACATTCTTTCAGAAAAAGAAATATATATTTTTGGTTTACCATTAAAATCAAAATCTGGGGCTGTTCCTCAGGAAGAGCCTTTTTTCATTATTTTAAATTCAAATGAACCAATAGATAGATGGTCATTCTCTTTGCTCCATGAAATAGGACATTTAATAGCTCCTCCCGATTTCAAAAAAGATGAAGAATATGCGAATGCCTTTGCTTCAAATGTTTTAATTCCAGAAGAATTGGTTCCAGAGTTATGGAAAAAGTTAAAAGATTATATTACTAATTATAAATTTGGGACTTTTTATAGGAAAGTAAGACAAATGAACAAATATATTTCTCCCGAAGCTGTTTTTTACAAACTTATTTCAGTATACCTTCCAGATGAAATTTGGAAGTTCCAAAAGTTTAAAAAATATTCACAAGAGGAGAGAAGAAAGGAAAAACATACTACTGTTACTAAAAATAAAATATTACTTCCTAAAGTATATGCAGAGAAAATTTTAGATTTATACGAGAATAACAAAATCACCGAAAAAAGAGCAGACGAGTTATTATTAGGTCAATTTGAAAAAATATCAGATTTAAGAAAAAGAAAATGA
- a CDS encoding terminase family protein has translation MNTDTAISFNISYLPWADDIFFSSDWQKLRYKVIAKGRRLGFTRSTAQYLIETMLGSNELSVWDNKKEDEGIYILWGDTTHSNIRRYYQRYFKPVLDQIERKIKNKVKDFKLYEYKTQDSMLIVYNGKRKSIIDFRSADKPENWEGFGYDIIVLNEAGIILKNRDLWEHSVAPMMLDNPNSKAIIGGVPKGKNLFYELWQKGHSPDYPRWKSYTFSTYENPLLSEEDIEELKKGLSEKAIRQEIYGEFVDEVGAELFSYEEVEKAMRINPPADGIVIWGLDIARHGDDSSVIAKRKGKRFFELKSVDFNDTMKLAEWVANEYSKDPEKPYQINVDVTGIGWGVYDRLKQLGIPVYAVNFAEKSTMEGVLNKRAEMYLRLKDEHIKQNGNLPKDNDLLLELINTEYDYTNKGEIKLIEKDKIKQAIGRSPDKADAVALTYAQPINEAQIKRKKIQVPKFYAGV, from the coding sequence GTGAATACAGATACAGCTATAAGCTTTAATATAAGTTATCTTCCATGGGCAGATGATATATTCTTTAGCTCAGACTGGCAAAAATTAAGATACAAAGTTATTGCTAAAGGTAGAAGACTTGGTTTTACAAGGTCAACAGCTCAGTATCTTATAGAAACCATGCTCGGCTCAAATGAACTTTCCGTTTGGGACAACAAAAAAGAAGATGAAGGAATATATATACTTTGGGGAGATACTACACATTCAAACATCAGAAGATATTACCAAAGATACTTTAAGCCTGTTTTAGACCAAATAGAAAGGAAAATTAAAAACAAAGTTAAAGACTTTAAGCTTTACGAGTACAAGACTCAAGACTCAATGCTTATAGTCTATAACGGCAAGAGAAAGTCAATTATAGATTTTAGAAGTGCAGATAAACCTGAAAACTGGGAGGGATTTGGATATGACATTATAGTCCTGAACGAAGCGGGGATAATCCTGAAAAACAGGGATTTATGGGAACATTCCGTCGCCCCGATGATGCTGGATAATCCAAACTCTAAAGCTATTATTGGAGGAGTTCCAAAGGGCAAAAATCTTTTTTATGAGCTTTGGCAAAAAGGACACTCTCCAGACTATCCAAGATGGAAAAGTTATACATTCTCAACTTATGAAAACCCTCTACTATCTGAAGAAGATATAGAAGAACTCAAAAAAGGCTTGTCAGAAAAAGCAATCAGACAAGAAATTTACGGCGAATTTGTAGACGAAGTTGGAGCCGAACTTTTCTCTTATGAAGAAGTAGAAAAAGCAATGAGAATAAATCCACCTGCGGACGGCATTGTAATCTGGGGGCTTGATATAGCAAGACACGGAGATGATTCATCAGTTATAGCAAAAAGAAAAGGCAAAAGATTTTTTGAACTTAAATCTGTTGATTTTAACGACACAATGAAACTGGCGGAATGGGTAGCTAATGAATACAGCAAAGACCCTGAAAAACCTTATCAAATAAATGTTGATGTTACAGGAATAGGCTGGGGAGTTTATGACAGATTAAAACAACTTGGCATTCCTGTTTATGCGGTAAATTTTGCAGAAAAATCAACAATGGAAGGGGTTTTAAACAAAAGAGCTGAAATGTATTTAAGACTTAAAGATGAACATATTAAGCAAAACGGTAATTTACCTAAAGACAATGACCTTTTGTTGGAACTTATAAACACAGAATACGACTACACAAACAAAGGTGAAATAAAGCTAATAGAAAAAGACAAAATCAAACAGGCTATAGGTCGTTCACCAGACAAAGCTGATGCAGTTGCTTTAACTTATGCACAGCCAATTAATGAAGCACAAATCAAAAGAAAGAAAATTCAAGTTCCTAAATTTTACGCAGGAGTGTAA
- a CDS encoding M15 family metallopeptidase → MASRKLEDLHPITQQKAKQFLEIAKQNGLDVLIYCTYRSPEEQEILYMQGRLEQFGITLEELNERRLKLGLWKLSEKEAKRKVTNARAWQSFHQYGFAFDCVPLAGGKPDWNNKETYQILGEIAKQAELEWAGNWKRFKEMPHFQDTETYNHIVKRR, encoded by the coding sequence ATGGCAAGTAGGAAACTGGAAGATTTACACCCAATAACGCAACAGAAAGCAAAACAGTTTTTAGAAATTGCAAAACAAAACGGCTTAGATGTGCTTATATACTGCACTTATAGGTCGCCTGAGGAGCAGGAAATTTTATATATGCAAGGCAGATTAGAGCAATTTGGAATTACACTTGAAGAGCTAAACGAAAGAAGACTTAAACTTGGACTTTGGAAACTTTCAGAAAAAGAAGCAAAAAGAAAAGTCACCAATGCCAGAGCTTGGCAATCTTTTCATCAATACGGATTTGCCTTTGATTGTGTTCCACTTGCAGGAGGTAAACCTGATTGGAATAACAAGGAAACTTACCAAATACTTGGTGAAATAGCTAAACAAGCGGAACTTGAATGGGCAGGCAATTGGAAACGATTTAAAGAAATGCCCCATTTCCAAGACACGGAAACCTATAATCACATCGTTAAAAGGAGATAA
- a CDS encoding helix-turn-helix transcriptional regulator, protein MIGLDQLSFKAVLFIAYQKSGKTYEQIANESNIPLSAIKKYFNPNEEYHPRPDHIITLSKVLNTTLLVDWFVAHVKVEQNHNLLPHLITKELTDVINEMMKALEDGELTLFERQKLVKEVKEAKEILDKLEKALINGEFK, encoded by the coding sequence ATGATAGGTTTAGACCAGTTAAGCTTTAAAGCGGTTTTGTTTATTGCTTATCAAAAATCAGGCAAAACTTATGAGCAGATAGCAAATGAAAGCAACATCCCTTTATCTGCAATAAAGAAATACTTCAATCCTAATGAGGAATACCATCCAAGACCTGACCATATCATAACCCTTTCTAAAGTTTTAAATACCACATTATTGGTTGATTGGTTTGTTGCACATGTAAAGGTAGAGCAAAATCACAATTTGCTCCCTCATCTAATCACAAAAGAACTAACAGATGTAATCAACGAGATGATGAAAGCCTTAGAGGATGGGGAATTAACACTCTTTGAAAGACAAAAGCTTGTAAAAGAAGTTAAAGAAGCAAAAGAAATATTAGACAAGCTGGAAAAAGCCTTAATAAACGGGGAGTTCAAATGA
- a CDS encoding phBC6A51 family helix-turn-helix protein, whose translation MARKRIDLELLKELWAEPDNWGKSLKAMCEELGWNYESVKNKMNKYGTDKFYEERNQLLKKNLQKVTDTIYKSLFEQIQQGNTKAIEMALKMRGDLTEKVELSGEVSIALITKRKIISKGKE comes from the coding sequence ATGGCAAGGAAAAGAATTGATTTAGAGCTTTTAAAAGAGTTATGGGCTGAACCTGACAACTGGGGAAAATCTTTAAAGGCAATGTGTGAGGAGCTTGGGTGGAATTATGAATCAGTTAAAAACAAGATGAACAAATATGGAACAGATAAATTTTATGAAGAAAGAAATCAGCTTTTAAAGAAAAACTTACAAAAAGTTACAGACACTATCTATAAATCTCTTTTTGAACAAATACAACAAGGAAATACAAAAGCGATAGAAATGGCTTTGAAAATGAGAGGAGATTTAACTGAGAAAGTAGAACTCTCCGGAGAAGTAAGCATAGCTCTAATTACAAAAAGAAAGATTATCTCAAAAGGTAAAGAGTAG